In Dasypus novemcinctus isolate mDasNov1 chromosome 10, mDasNov1.1.hap2, whole genome shotgun sequence, one DNA window encodes the following:
- the LOC101425668 gene encoding olfactory receptor 5T9-like, whose product MSGLPSDLNTYRIQMKNVTEVTMFILMGFTDDFELQILLFLTFLAIYIFTLVGNLGLVVLVIGDSRLHNPMYYFLSVLSFLDACYSSVITPTLLVNFLSEYKAISLLGCATQMFLFITFGTTECFLLAAMAYDRYVAIYNPLLYSVNMSPQVYVPLIIASYVAGILDGTLHTVATFNLSFCASNEIRHVFCDIPPLLAISCSDTHINQLILFYVVGFIEIMTILIVLISYAFILLAILRMRSSEGRQKVFSTCGSHLTGVSIYHGTILFMYVRPSSNYALDHDMIVSIFYTVVIPMLNPIIYSLRNKDVKEAVKRLFERLFYK is encoded by the coding sequence ATGTCAGGGTTGCCATCCGATTTGAATACATACAGGATTCAGATGAAGAATGTGACTGAAGTCACAATGTTTATATTGATGGGCTTTACAGATGATTTTGAGCTacaaattttactatttttaacatttctagCAATTTATATCTTTACTCTGGTTGGAAATTTGGGCCTGGTTGTATTGGTCATTGGGGATTCCCGGCTCCACAATCCCATGTACTATTTCCTGAGTGTGTTGTCATTCTTGGATGCATGCTATTCTTCAGTTATCACCCCCACACTGTTGGTCAATTTCCTGTCCGAGTATAAAGCCATTTCACTTCTTGGGTGTGCAACAcagatgtttctttttattacttttgGGACTACTGAGTGTTTTCTCTTGGCTGCAATGGCTTATGATCGTTATGTAGCTATCTACAACCCACTGCTCTATTCAGTTAACATGTCACCCCAAGTCTATGTGCCACTCATCATTGCTTCCTATGTTGCTGGCATTTTGGATGGTACTTTACACACTGTGGCTACATTTAACCTTTCCTTCTGTGCATCCAATGAAATAAGACATGTGTTTTGTGACATCCCTCCACTACTTGCTATTTCTTGTTCTGACACTCACATCAACCAGCTTATACTCTTCTATGTTGTCGGCTTTATTGAGATAATGACTATTCTGATAGTCCTAATCTCCTATGCTTTCATTCTGTTGGCCATTCTGAGGATGCGTTCTTCTGAAGGGAGGCAAAAGGTCTTTTCCACCTGTGGATCTCACCTAACTGGAGTGTCAATTTACCATGGGACAATCCTCTTCATGTATGTGAGGCCAAGTTCCAACTATGCTTTGGACCATGATATGATTGTGTCTATATTTTACACTGTTGTCATTCCCATGCTGAATCCCATAATCTACAGTTTGAGGAACAAAGATGTTAAAGAAGCAGTGAAAAGATTGTTTGAGagattgttttataaataa